A window of Bacteroidota bacterium contains these coding sequences:
- a CDS encoding TSUP family transporter — protein sequence MPLELILLIAAAFAAGFVDAVVGGGGLIQLPSFVLAYPQMPFAQLLGTNKLASFAGTSVATIRYMLTTAVPWRTIAPALFSALVMAWTGAHLASHLDKALMRPVVLVLLVAVAIYTFFKKDLGQHRRETPKGTKAFLLSLLTGALLGLYDGFFGPGTGSFLILIFVTLFGYEFLTASVCAKLVNCATNVAALIYFGVHGNIHYAIAIPVAASNMAGSWLGARTALRKGNKFVRVFFLVVVCALILRLGYDVFLKR from the coding sequence ATGCCGCTTGAACTCATTCTGCTCATTGCTGCGGCTTTTGCAGCCGGTTTTGTAGATGCAGTGGTAGGCGGCGGCGGACTCATTCAGCTTCCTTCGTTTGTGCTGGCCTATCCGCAAATGCCTTTTGCGCAATTGCTGGGCACAAACAAATTAGCCAGTTTTGCCGGCACCAGTGTGGCCACCATACGCTATATGCTCACTACAGCCGTGCCGTGGCGCACCATTGCCCCTGCCCTGTTTTCGGCTTTGGTAATGGCGTGGACAGGCGCACACCTTGCCAGTCATTTAGACAAGGCCCTGATGCGGCCGGTGGTGCTTGTGCTGCTTGTAGCCGTGGCCATTTATACGTTTTTCAAAAAAGACCTCGGCCAGCACCGCCGCGAAACGCCGAAGGGGACAAAAGCGTTTCTGCTTTCGCTGCTCACCGGTGCCCTGCTGGGGCTTTACGACGGATTTTTCGGGCCGGGCACGGGCAGTTTTCTGATACTGATTTTTGTAACGCTGTTTGGCTACGAATTCCTTACAGCATCGGTATGCGCCAAATTGGTAAACTGCGCAACCAATGTAGCTGCACTTATTTACTTTGGTGTGCATGGCAATATTCATTACGCCATTGCGATTCCGGTAGCGGCAAGCAACATGGCGGGCTCGTGGCTGGGTGCACGCACGGCCTTGCGCAAGGGTAATAAGTTTGTGCGCGTGTTCTTCCTTGTGGTGGTTTGTGCACTTATTCTGCGCCTCGGCTATGATGTGTTTCTGAAACGCTGA
- a CDS encoding gliding motility-associated C-terminal domain-containing protein codes for MVSPVNGLLTIDTIWFRHGGTATASAVNLTNLVITLGHTSLSLAVDTFASNFNVGAPQVVLNAASYTYTPNTGAQNIPANNWTPIPLQVPFSYNFSDNLAVQISFSGYSGTIMSNYAFLTLATVTQFSTIDTDAVATGCVARPMIGFSGGCGSSFNLGPDTSLCQGQNLLLSPGNQSGAYVWSTGDTTQTLTVNSSGVYSLQIINGSCIKNDSVTVSFHPVPQPVLGNDTILCPGNSLVLNAQNQGAAYLWNTNSTQQSITVSQAGVYVVSMAFHPACPVSDTIQVYEAENPELGGTRSLCGREGGIMLNAQNPGASYLWSTGDTSQTIEITVPGYYAVTVSTGACVLYDTVEVTGDIYNGIVYVPNTITPNNDGLNDVFQVKGEGLTEFHIRIFNRWGELIFESYDTAFVWDARYKQQIVQEDTYVYLIDYKADCSDSGVVRKTGHINILR; via the coding sequence ATGGTAAGTCCCGTAAACGGTCTGCTTACTATTGATACAATTTGGTTTCGTCATGGCGGTACTGCCACTGCTTCTGCCGTTAACCTTACCAATCTGGTTATTACGCTGGGGCATACCAGCCTTTCTCTGGCTGTTGATACGTTTGCCAGCAATTTCAATGTGGGGGCGCCACAGGTTGTGCTTAATGCCGCATCCTATACATACACACCCAATACAGGTGCGCAAAATATTCCGGCAAACAACTGGACGCCCATTCCCCTTCAGGTTCCGTTCAGCTATAATTTTTCGGATAATCTGGCTGTTCAAATCTCATTCTCGGGATACAGCGGAACTATAATGAGTAATTATGCATTTCTCACACTCGCTACGGTTACTCAGTTTTCAACTATTGATACCGATGCAGTGGCAACCGGTTGTGTAGCCCGCCCGATGATTGGTTTTTCCGGAGGCTGTGGCTCTTCCTTCAATCTTGGCCCGGATACCAGTTTATGCCAGGGACAAAATCTGCTTCTCTCGCCCGGTAATCAAAGTGGCGCTTATGTATGGTCAACCGGCGATACCACACAAACGCTTACGGTTAACAGCTCCGGCGTGTACAGCTTGCAAATTATTAACGGTTCGTGCATCAAAAACGATTCGGTGACAGTCAGCTTTCACCCTGTACCACAGCCGGTGCTGGGCAATGATACAATTTTATGTCCCGGAAACAGCCTTGTGCTTAATGCACAAAATCAGGGTGCTGCCTATTTGTGGAATACCAATTCCACCCAGCAAAGCATTACCGTTTCTCAGGCCGGGGTTTATGTTGTTTCAATGGCTTTTCATCCGGCCTGTCCTGTTTCGGATACAATACAAGTATATGAAGCGGAGAACCCTGAACTGGGTGGAACACGCTCCCTTTGTGGCAGAGAAGGAGGGATCATGCTCAATGCGCAGAATCCGGGCGCTTCCTATTTGTGGTCAACAGGCGATACCTCGCAAACGATTGAAATAACAGTTCCGGGCTACTATGCGGTAACTGTGAGTACAGGTGCGTGTGTACTTTATGATACCGTTGAAGTGACCGGCGATATCTATAACGGAATTGTGTATGTGCCCAACACCATCACACCCAACAACGATGGTCTGAACGACGTGTTTCAGGTGAAGGGGGAAGGATTAACGGAATTTCATATCCGCATTTTCAACCGGTGGGGAGAACTGATCTTTGAATCATACGATACTGCTTTTGTGTGGGACGCCCGCTATAAACAGCAAATTGTGCAGGAAGATACTTATGTATATTTAATTGATTACAAAGCCGACTGCAGCGACTCAGGGGTGGTGCGAAAAACCGGACACATTAACATTTTGCGCTAG
- the lepB gene encoding signal peptidase I yields the protein MRLPGFGKVERGDIVVFNFPEGDTVYSGNRNASYYRYAREGGPQFRNQVIDNGEIVVHPIDKEDNYVKRCVAVAGDVLEVKNRTIFINNTQQALPKDALFAQQYYEPNVFVDPNDQQGNYLYSQSIYARVAKAGVTDKSSSQFVDQKGTYFHTPVRPADAEKFRNVTGFASVDVIDSAGRPGPDVFPQDTNYRWNRDNFGPLQIPKKGLTVPLTLKDLPLWRRVIQVYEGHDLKVNGSTILIDGKPATSYTFEQDYYFMMGDNRHNSLDSRYWGFVPETHIIGKPVFIWFSKGDFSGLRPERMFTFVGQNGPGKSYLLWFAIGIAGIWGFNYFRGKNKAKKADTVTTSANRNKK from the coding sequence ATGCGTTTACCGGGATTTGGTAAAGTAGAACGCGGTGATATTGTAGTGTTTAATTTTCCGGAAGGTGATACTGTTTATTCCGGTAACCGCAATGCAAGTTATTACAGGTATGCACGCGAAGGAGGCCCGCAATTCCGCAATCAGGTGATCGATAATGGTGAAATTGTGGTTCACCCGATCGACAAGGAAGACAACTATGTAAAACGTTGTGTGGCTGTAGCAGGAGATGTGCTTGAAGTTAAAAACAGAACTATTTTCATTAATAATACCCAGCAGGCACTCCCAAAAGATGCGCTTTTTGCCCAGCAGTATTACGAACCGAATGTTTTCGTAGATCCTAATGATCAGCAGGGAAATTATTTATACAGTCAGTCAATTTATGCCCGCGTAGCTAAAGCGGGTGTAACCGACAAATCATCCTCTCAATTTGTTGATCAGAAAGGCACATACTTTCATACCCCCGTTCGTCCTGCTGATGCAGAAAAATTCAGAAACGTAACGGGGTTTGCCAGCGTGGATGTTATTGATTCGGCCGGAAGACCGGGGCCGGATGTGTTCCCGCAGGATACCAATTACCGCTGGAACCGCGACAATTTCGGCCCGCTGCAAATACCCAAAAAAGGCTTAACCGTTCCGCTCACCCTCAAAGATCTTCCGCTCTGGCGGCGTGTGATTCAGGTGTACGAAGGGCACGACCTGAAAGTAAACGGCAGCACCATTCTCATCGACGGCAAACCCGCTACCAGCTACACGTTTGAGCAGGATTATTATTTCATGATGGGCGATAACCGCCACAACTCGCTCGATTCGCGCTACTGGGGTTTTGTGCCCGAAACACACATTATCGGCAAGCCGGTATTTATCTGGTTTTCGAAAGGCGATTTCAGCGGTTTGCGGCCTGAGCGGATGTTTACGTTTGTGGGACAAAACGGCCCCGGCAAATCGTATCTGCTTTGGTTTGCCATTGGTATTGCCGGTATCTGGGGCTTCAATTATTTCCGTGGCAAAAACAAAGCGAAAAAGGCAGATACTGTAACCACTTCTGCCAACCGCAACAAGAAATAA
- a CDS encoding WbqC family protein, producing the protein MYAQPALLSLTVLGPVQWYSKWLLHDEIRIDIAEHYVKQTWRNRYCTDGANGTQMLSIPVMLPSSHTPVKDVVIDAHTQWPLQHWRSIQSAYGKSAYWEYYADYFAPFYKTPLPHRLIDISLPLLDLTLRLLKLNTSYTLTEAYEKAPAQVTDYRTAISPKIPFETDAAFQPQHYTQVFSDRFPFRPNLSIIDLLCNTGPAAADYLRQSIITP; encoded by the coding sequence ATGTATGCCCAGCCTGCCCTATTAAGTCTGACCGTTCTCGGCCCGGTACAGTGGTACAGCAAATGGCTGCTGCACGATGAAATCCGCATCGACATTGCCGAGCATTACGTAAAACAAACCTGGCGCAACCGTTATTGTACAGACGGAGCCAACGGCACACAAATGCTCAGCATCCCCGTTATGCTTCCGTCTTCGCACACGCCGGTTAAAGATGTGGTGATCGACGCGCATACGCAGTGGCCGCTGCAACACTGGCGCTCCATACAGTCGGCCTACGGAAAATCGGCCTATTGGGAATATTACGCCGATTACTTTGCGCCGTTTTACAAAACTCCGCTGCCGCACCGGCTCATCGACATCAGCCTGCCCCTGCTCGATCTTACTTTGCGTTTGCTCAAACTGAACACAAGCTACACGCTTACTGAAGCGTATGAAAAAGCGCCGGCGCAAGTAACGGATTACCGAACGGCCATCAGTCCGAAAATTCCGTTCGAAACCGATGCCGCTTTTCAGCCTCAGCACTACACACAGGTTTTTTCCGACCGGTTTCCCTTCCGCCCCAACCTTTCCATCATCGACCTGCTTTGCAACACCGGCCCCGCTGCAGCCGATTACCTTCGCCAGTCAATCATTACCCCCTAA
- the lepB gene encoding signal peptidase I: MDEDFDDDIQDDPSADYELTDAEELAADGLEAAADAVPEAPAGKKKRRRHPVREWVEALLFAFFGVLLLKLIVFEPFAIPSDSMVRTLQTGDYIIVNKLAYGARMPMTPLSLPFGHQTIGTTGRKAYLDWWNWGYHRLPGYSEVKLNDVIVFNFPAEDLFALNGHTHEYPVDHRTYFIKRVVALPGDTLTIRDKEVFINTKAVNAPELSLFNYIIKIDSTRADSVKLKGLGLMRESRQGQYVLYTVALLPRQADSLRLIKQVTSVEPEVSKAGSFDEQIFPHNEFYPWNLDNYGPLVIPQAGKTIKLTVQNLPLYQRAIVSYEHNTIEQRGDSLYINGKLDSAYTFKMNYYFVMGDNRHYSMDSRYWGFVPEDHIVGRATMILFSYDRKNGSVRWNRCFETVK; the protein is encoded by the coding sequence ATGGACGAAGATTTTGACGACGACATCCAGGATGATCCCTCGGCCGATTATGAATTGACCGATGCGGAGGAACTTGCAGCCGACGGGCTGGAAGCGGCTGCTGATGCCGTACCGGAAGCACCTGCAGGAAAAAAGAAACGTCGCCGCCATCCGGTGCGTGAATGGGTGGAAGCCCTGCTCTTTGCTTTTTTCGGCGTGCTGCTGCTCAAACTCATCGTGTTTGAACCGTTTGCCATTCCGAGTGATTCGATGGTCCGCACCCTGCAAACGGGCGATTACATTATTGTAAACAAATTAGCCTACGGCGCACGCATGCCCATGACGCCGCTGAGCCTGCCTTTTGGCCACCAAACCATTGGCACCACCGGCCGGAAGGCTTATCTCGACTGGTGGAACTGGGGCTACCACCGCCTGCCCGGCTACAGCGAAGTAAAGCTGAATGATGTAATTGTATTCAACTTCCCGGCCGAAGATTTGTTTGCCCTAAACGGTCACACACACGAATATCCGGTCGATCACCGCACTTACTTTATCAAGCGTGTGGTGGCACTGCCGGGCGATACACTGACCATACGCGATAAGGAAGTGTTCATTAACACCAAAGCAGTAAATGCGCCGGAGCTTTCGCTGTTTAATTACATTATTAAGATAGATTCGACGCGCGCCGACAGTGTAAAACTCAAAGGCCTCGGACTGATGCGCGAAAGCCGTCAGGGGCAGTATGTGCTTTACACCGTGGCCCTGCTTCCGCGTCAGGCCGATAGTTTGCGGCTGATTAAGCAGGTTACTTCGGTAGAGCCGGAAGTATCAAAAGCCGGCAGTTTTGATGAACAGATTTTTCCGCACAATGAGTTTTACCCGTGGAACCTCGACAATTACGGCCCGCTGGTAATTCCGCAGGCGGGTAAAACCATTAAGCTCACGGTGCAGAATCTTCCGCTTTACCAGCGCGCCATTGTGAGCTACGAGCACAATACGATTGAGCAGCGCGGCGATAGTCTGTACATCAACGGCAAGCTCGATTCGGCCTACACGTTTAAGATGAATTATTACTTTGTAATGGGCGACAACCGCCATTACTCCATGGATTCGCGCTACTGGGGCTTTGTGCCGGAAGATCATATTGTAGGCCGCGCCACCATGATTTTGTTTTCGTACGACCGCAAAAACGGCAGTGTGCGCTGGAACCGCTGCTTTGAAACGGTAAAATAG
- a CDS encoding methyltransferase: MPSATFAFKQFNVRQDRCAMKVGTDAVLLGAWVKTYGVRRILDIGTGTGVIALMLAQKCGAQIDAIDIDETAVQEARGNAAASPWPERIRVMHQSLQDFAAGTDERYDLIVSNPPYFSETVTAAEKSRAAARHQLLLPFTDLLEGVSKLLTRDGKFCVILPSREGVKFLAQAASHGLHLTRFTRVKTTPEKAEKRWLMQFAWQPKPHFSESTLVIEKDSLNEQNYTDEYKELTKEYYLYF, translated from the coding sequence ATGCCGTCTGCCACATTTGCCTTTAAGCAGTTTAACGTCCGCCAGGACCGCTGTGCCATGAAAGTGGGCACTGATGCGGTGTTGCTGGGCGCGTGGGTAAAAACCTACGGTGTGCGCCGCATCCTCGACATCGGCACCGGCACGGGCGTAATTGCACTGATGCTGGCCCAGAAATGCGGCGCGCAGATAGATGCCATCGACATTGACGAAACCGCCGTGCAGGAAGCGCGTGGCAATGCCGCCGCCAGTCCCTGGCCCGAACGCATCCGCGTAATGCACCAGTCGCTGCAGGATTTTGCCGCCGGCACCGATGAGCGTTACGACCTCATTGTAAGCAACCCGCCTTACTTCAGCGAAACGGTAACTGCCGCCGAAAAATCGCGCGCGGCCGCCCGGCATCAGCTTCTGCTGCCCTTTACCGATTTGCTCGAAGGCGTATCCAAACTGCTCACCCGCGATGGTAAATTCTGCGTCATTCTCCCTTCGCGCGAGGGCGTGAAATTTCTTGCGCAGGCGGCCTCGCACGGACTGCACCTCACACGCTTCACCCGCGTAAAAACCACACCCGAAAAAGCCGAAAAACGCTGGCTCATGCAGTTTGCCTGGCAGCCCAAGCCGCATTTTTCCGAGTCCACGCTGGTTATTGAAAAGGATAGTTTGAATGAGCAGAATTATACGGATGAGTATAAGGAGTTGACGAAGGAGTATTATTTGTATTTCTGA
- a CDS encoding 30S ribosomal protein S16, translating into MPTKIRLQRHGKKAYAYFHIVVADSRSPRDGRFIEKIGTYNPNTNPASIDIDFDRAFEWVKTGAQPTDTARAILSYKGVLFRYHLYRGVQKGALTQEQADAKLAKWLEEKNSKIEGKKSKLSSAERSAAAKRMADETAAREKAAAKIAAKSAPAAEEAAPAAEEAEAPAENNG; encoded by the coding sequence ATGCCGACGAAAATCAGACTCCAGCGCCATGGTAAAAAGGCTTACGCCTATTTCCATATCGTTGTTGCGGACAGTCGTTCCCCACGTGATGGGCGATTTATCGAAAAAATTGGCACCTACAACCCGAACACCAACCCGGCGTCGATTGATATCGACTTCGACCGTGCGTTCGAGTGGGTGAAAACAGGCGCCCAGCCTACAGACACCGCCCGTGCGATTCTTTCGTACAAAGGTGTTCTTTTCCGTTACCACCTGTATCGCGGTGTGCAAAAAGGCGCACTCACACAGGAGCAGGCCGATGCCAAACTGGCAAAATGGCTTGAAGAGAAAAACAGCAAAATTGAAGGCAAGAAAAGCAAACTTTCTTCAGCTGAGCGCAGCGCCGCTGCAAAACGTATGGCTGATGAAACTGCTGCCCGTGAAAAAGCCGCTGCTAAAATCGCTGCCAAATCAGCACCCGCTGCTGAAGAAGCTGCCCCCGCCGCTGAAGAAGCTGAAGCACCGGCCGAAAATAACGGATAA
- the rimM gene encoding 16S rRNA processing protein RimM, with the protein MKKSECYSAGFVRRTSGLKGEVVIQLDVDEPARYRTLDAVFLDINGTLTPFFITHARLLNNNLTVAFEDVTTPAAAEALVGCEAFLPLAALPKLDDKQFYFHEIPGFAVIDSEKGKIGDAVSVIDRLQQPVLQVGEGRNEILIPLAPGVVLKVDRKARELHIAAPEGLIDIYLGSGNDEEEFDGDFNPFAVDPDEE; encoded by the coding sequence ATGAAAAAAAGCGAATGTTACTCTGCCGGCTTTGTGCGCCGCACTTCAGGACTGAAAGGCGAAGTGGTAATTCAGCTTGATGTGGATGAGCCGGCCCGCTACCGCACGCTGGATGCGGTTTTTCTGGATATAAACGGCACGCTTACACCGTTTTTCATTACTCACGCGCGGCTGCTCAACAATAACCTTACCGTGGCGTTTGAAGATGTAACCACGCCCGCCGCTGCCGAAGCACTGGTAGGTTGCGAAGCCTTTCTGCCGCTGGCTGCACTGCCCAAGCTCGATGACAAACAGTTTTACTTTCACGAAATTCCGGGCTTTGCCGTTATTGATTCGGAAAAAGGTAAAATTGGCGATGCGGTGAGCGTAATTGACCGGTTGCAGCAACCTGTTTTGCAGGTAGGCGAGGGACGCAATGAAATCCTGATTCCGCTGGCGCCCGGCGTGGTGCTAAAGGTTGACCGCAAGGCGCGCGAGCTGCACATTGCCGCGCCCGAAGGGCTGATTGATATTTACCTCGGCAGCGGCAACGATGAGGAGGAATTCGACGGCGATTTCAATCCGTTTGCGGTGGATCCCGACGAGGAATAA
- the dapB gene encoding 4-hydroxy-tetrahydrodipicolinate reductase: MKIALLGYGKMGKVIERMATERGHEVIIRADAGSIQHLTAEELAKADVAIEFSAPHAAVANMQRCFAAGVPVVTGTTGWLAALPEVEAACHAANGSLFYSSNFSLGVNLFFRLNKYLAALMQPHTGYRAEVEEIHHIHKLDAPSGTAITLVNGLQQHFTRQPETKTYMHRGPENTAPAELPVVSIRTDEVPGTHTIRYTSAVDRLNITHEAFSREGFALGAVVAAEWLPGRKGIFGMDDLLGQAVLPSE, encoded by the coding sequence ATGAAAATTGCATTGCTGGGCTACGGCAAAATGGGCAAAGTAATTGAACGCATGGCCACCGAACGCGGTCACGAAGTAATTATCCGCGCCGATGCCGGCTCCATTCAACACCTCACCGCCGAAGAACTGGCTAAAGCCGATGTAGCCATCGAATTCAGTGCACCGCATGCCGCGGTGGCCAATATGCAGCGCTGCTTTGCGGCAGGCGTACCCGTAGTTACCGGCACCACCGGCTGGCTGGCAGCCTTGCCGGAAGTAGAAGCCGCCTGCCACGCCGCAAACGGAAGCCTGTTTTACAGTTCCAACTTCAGCCTTGGCGTTAATCTTTTCTTCCGCCTCAATAAATACCTTGCCGCCCTCATGCAGCCGCACACCGGCTACCGCGCCGAAGTGGAAGAAATACACCACATCCACAAGCTCGATGCGCCCAGCGGCACCGCCATTACGCTGGTAAACGGCCTGCAGCAGCACTTTACCCGGCAGCCCGAAACCAAAACCTACATGCACCGCGGCCCCGAAAACACCGCCCCTGCCGAACTGCCCGTGGTTTCCATCCGCACCGACGAAGTGCCCGGCACCCACACCATCCGCTACACATCGGCGGTTGACCGCCTCAACATTACCCACGAAGCGTTCAGCCGCGAGGGTTTTGCACTGGGCGCGGTAGTAGCCGCCGAATGGCTGCCCGGCCGCAAAGGCATTTTTGGTATGGACGATCTGCTCGGGCAGGCCGTTTTACCTTCCGAATAA